The DNA sequence AGCTTTACCCTAACGTAGACTTCTACTCAGGTATTATTTTAAAAGCTATTGGTATTCCAACAAGCATGTTTACTGTGATTTTTGCAATGTCGAGAACTGTTGGTTGGATTGCACATTGGGATGAAATGTTATCTCAACCAGGCCAAAAAATTGGTCGACCTCGTCAAAAATATACAGGTGAAATTAATCGAGAATTCATTCCACTAAAGGAAAGAAAGTAACTAATTAATAGTTACACTCCTTTGATTGGTCAAAAGGCAGTTTTATAACTGCCTTTTTTATTGCCTGATATTTGTAGGACAATTAATAATTATTCAAAATAGAATATTGCATATTGTCGACATTATACATAAAAACATTTGGCGGATTAGTAAAGATCTAAAATCCGCTTTGCCTGCCAATTCACGCTCGGTATAATATCGCTTTTTTTATCTTATAAACATTTGCTCATTATTATGTCTGATTATTCTTTACGGTTTGGTGGTATTGAACGCCTATATGGAAAACAAGGCGCACAACTATTACAAAATGCACACTTTTGCGTGATAGGTATCGGAGGAGTCGGCTCTTGGGTAGCAGAGGCACTGGCTCGAAATGGTATAGGTCAATTAACCTTAATTGATTTAGACGATATTTGCGTTACCAATATAAACCGCCAACTGCATGCATTAACCGATACTATCGGTATGAGCAAAGTTGAAGTCATGGCTGAAAGAATTGCGCAAATCAATCCAGAATGTAAAGTAAATTGCATTGAAGATTTTGTCACAGCAGAAAACTTAGCCGAATTAATGCAGCAAAACTACCATTATGTTATTGATGCCATAGACTCTGTTGACATTAAGGTACGCCTAATTGCCCACTGCAAACGCAACAAATTGCCCATTATCACCATTGGTGGAGCTGGTGGCCAAGTTGACCCAAGTAAAATAGCCCTATGCGATTTAAGTAAAACTTATCAAGACCCATTACTTGCCAAAGTCAAAAACCAACTTAGACGAGAATATAACTTTCCTCGTGCTGATATTGCCAAAGCGAGCAAACGTAAATTCTCGATTGATGCGGTATATTCAACTGAACAACTAAGATACCCAGATAGTAGCGGTGATGTGTGCCTTGCCAAGCAGCAAAATGAAGAGGAAAACCGCTCCATGCGTTTAGATTGTAGTGGCGGCTTTGGTGCGGCAACACATGTTACCGCATGCTTTGCCTTTTTTGCTGTTAGCCGTGCAATTGACAAGTACCTAAGTAAGCAACAAAAATTGAATGCTTAACTCGTTAGTACGTATTTAACTACACGAGTTAGCTAAAGCCTTTACTTTTTCGACAATCGCCAATAAACCATTTCCGCGTGAAGGACTTAAATGGTTCATTAAACCAAGTGATTCAAAATAGGTATTGATATCTAAAGCAACCAGCTCTTTAGCGGTTTTCCCTTCACAAACCGCTAACACAATGACAAGTAAACCTCGAATTACCTTGGCATCACTGTTTGCCATAAAATGCATAACACCCGCTTCATCTTTCTTCGCAGTTAACCACGCCTTAGATTCGCAACCTGAAATAAGGTGCTCTGCTGTACACATATCTTGTGGTAATCGTGCAAGCTGTTTACCCAGCAGCATTATTTCTCTGTGCTTACTATCCCAGCTTTTAGCTTTGGCAAACTTTGTTTGTATCTCTTCAAAAAGTGCAGTGTTGTTTGCGGCGCTTTGCTTCGCACTAGCCGTATTATCAACAGCAGGCGATAGAATGCTTTTAAGGATATAAATAAAGTAATCTACTTCATCAAAGCTATTATAGGGTGAAAGCGATACTCGGATACAACCTGAAACACCTAAATACTCCATTAACGGCATAGCGCAATGATGACCAGCTCTTACGGCAATACCATAACTATCTAAAGCTGTTGATATATCATGATTATGATGGCCTTGTACGGTAAAAGAAATCACACCAATATCAGGAACACTATTAAACAGCATATCTAGGGTATCGATTGCGACTAATTTATCATAACAATATTTTGTCAGCTGTTTTTCATAAGCTGAAAAGCTCTGCTTGCCACTTGGTAGATAAGGCTGTAAAAACTCTAATGCACTAGCAAAAGCAATAACGCCGGCAATATTGGGTGTGCCCGCTTCAAACTTAAAAGGCAATGAATTAAAGGTCGTTTCATCATTAAAACTCACCGTTTTTATCATTTCGCCGCCTGATTGATAAGGAGTCATTTTTTCTAAAAGCGCCCTTTTGCCATACAAGACCCCTACTCCCGTTGGCCCATATAGTTTATGTGCCGAAAATACGTAAAAATCACAATCAAGTGCTTGCACATCAACAGTAAAGTGAGCAATCGCCTGTGCGCCATCAATTAAGGTAACCGCACCAACTGACTTAGCTTTTGCTATAACTGCTTCTATAGGGTTTTTCTTACCTAATACGTTAGATACATGAGTACAAGCAACCAGCTTGCAATTTTCTGTGATCACCTCATCAAGGCAATTGATATCTGCATAACCGTCTTTATCTAAAGGTATTAACTTAATTGTTGCGCCAACACGTTTAGCTAAAAGCTGCCAAGGCACAATATTGGCGTGATGCTCGGCGTAAGTCAGCACAATGTCATCACCTGCCGATAAATAACTGTCTCCATAACTTTGGCACACTAAGTTGATTGACTCCGTAGTACCTTTTGTCCAAATGACTTCTTTAATATCATTGGCATTAATTAGCTGCTTAACTTGCTCTCTCGCCTTTTCAAAGGCTAAGGTAGATTTAGCACTGAGTTGGTGTGATGCTCTATGCACATTAGCATTGATACATTGATAATATTGACTAACAGACTCTATCACTGCGTTAGGCTTTTGTGTGGTCGCGCCATTATCAAAATAAACCAGTTTCTGATCTTGCTGATTATTAATTACCGGAAAATGTTGGCGAAAGCTATTTGGCTCAAATCGACTCATAAAACAAGCTGCACTAAAATAAAAATAAAAAAATTACATTACCTAATTATACCCTAATTTATTGCGTAAATTTAATAACTTATTTATCGGCTGCCGCTTCTATAGCCCTTAATATGCAAAGCTTAGCAAGTAAGTAATAGGAAATCTGTCATTTTTTAGACTATAACTAAGTAGATTCTTTGTTGTTGTTACATGAGCTTTATACTATGACTATAAATACTTGGTTTACTCAATTGTTGTTCCGGTTTTCTAATGTATTTACGCGAAAAAGTGCATATAAAAATAAAGAAAAATTAACAGAGCAAACTTCCCGTTTGTCACTAGAAAGAAAAATGGCCGCAAGGGAGGTCAAATATTTAAACAGCTTTACTCATTGGCCAACTGCCACTGCCAGAGAAAATACCCATGCAAATAAAAACTTTTTTTTTGATATAAACAAAATCAAAATAAATCATTTTACTAGCAAGAAATCACCTGAAAGAAAACAGATATTAAACATACAGCCAGAGACAGTGATACTCAAACGCAAAGCTTAGTAACTTCCCGCAAGCACCTTGGCTTTACGTAGTGAATCTGTCTCCCATTTTGCCGCTTGCGCTAACCAGTAATTAGCCTGCTTGATTGCTCCTTGGTTATAAGCAGCAAAAGCAATATTATAATGAAAACTCGGCATTAAAAACTTACCATTATTGCTTGATAACAAGTGTAGATATAACTCTGGAAAACTTTTCTCAAAGTATTCTAGCTGGGTAACACTAGCACTTGCTTTAAAGGCAGCAAACCCGCCTGATAAGCCTGCCGCACTGTTTACACAAGTATTTGATAAAAAGATGCCAACTTCATTTTTAAATAAATCTGGCGTCCCCAGTTGCCAGATATTCTTTTTACCTTCGATTGTTTGTAATATGGGGGTTGAAGGCTTTATATGTGCTGCCCAAGGCACTTTTTTTAATACTCGCTGACGAAGCTCCTGCCTAGTCCCCGAATATGTCGTTGCCAACACCGCAATATTATGAGCAAAAGCACTTTCTTGTTGGGCTAAACATATTTTATGCTGCTTTTTTACTGGGTATTCATCAGCAAAGCCTAACAAGTGACTTACTTCATGGTGAAATACGTCAATATCATCATCAGAAGCTAAATATAAAATACCATAATGAACATTGGCACCACCTTTAGGTAAGAGCAAAGCAACATGACGCGTGTTAACCGAGCCAACAACCGATTGCCAATCATATTCATCACATAAGATAGCTTGGTTGTCATTTACTTCACACTGTAGCCTTTGTTTTGACAGATACAAAGGTTTAGCAAAACAAACAAAAGGGGCGAGAGGTTTTTGACTAAACTGCTTAATTAAGTCATCGGCATAGCTTAAGTCTTGTAGTCGTGTAGCAAATACTTGAATACTCGTCATGCAGCCATCAACTTCATCAGTGAACGACTGCTTATTGATAACCTGCTGCTTCTTGCTGTTTGTCAATATCATATATTTATGTAACTGAGCGAGTAAGCTCTGCCCTATCAGCGTTGCAGTTAACCTTTGCTCAATATCGCTTGCATGCTGATAAATAAAGTCTGTTTCTCCTAAGTCAATTGCCAGTTTGACTCTCAGCATAAACGCCTCAAGTGATAATTCGGCTAACTGAGTCAGTTGCTGCTTAGCTTGCCGTAATTTTCCCTGCTGATAATAAACCCGACTCAGTGCAGTAACAGCCTTGTCACTACCTAAACGAATAGCTTGCTGCAGCCATAAAGTTAACAACCTTAAGGAGTCTTGCTGTACTAGCTGATTGGTATGCGTACTTAAATTTTCGTACTGAGCTAGATACCAAAGCCCTAACGTATAGGCATGATATGCACTGTGTTGTGCTAAAGACTGTTTTGCCATCAACCAAGTTGATGAGCCAACTTTGGCTTGATTTGCCACTAAGGTTAATGCCGCTGTATTTTGATGTGCTAGTGCAAAATTAAGCTGAGCCTCATTATGCACATTATTATTAATTTGCTTAGTTAAATAGTCATGCAAAAAAAATGAGCTTGTCGGCACAAAGACTGACAAACTCATGATGACAATTAAACTAAACTTCATTCTGCTCAAACACGCTTTAGCGTTAATGAAAATACTTATGGCTCAACCACACTAATGGCTTTAGGCGTTCTCATTAAATCTAGCTCTAATTTAGCATACCTATGTTCAACAAACTCATAGACATTAGTACTTAAGGATAACTTAAAGAAGTTTGCCGCCACGGCTGGTTTACCCAACATTTGGTTATATTTCCCCAAGTAAAAATAAGCTTCACATAACCTATCAGTTAGCTCTTTATTTGAACGGATATTATTGGTTAAACCACTAATAAAGCTTTGCTGCGAAATATCGCCTAAGTAAAGATTAATGACTTGCTTAGCCCAAGTACGATCATCCACTTGCTTAGCACGCGATTTTAGCGCTTCTTTTGCCGCTATCGCATCCACTTCAAACTCAGTAAGAAAAAGCCATAATAATCGGTATGGATCATCACTTTGTTTTTCATGAAAGGCTTTAAAGTCAGCAACGGCAAGCTCAGGCCTTGAGCCATAATAAAGCGCAATGCCTCGATTTAAATACGCGTATTCATGACCTGGGGCTAAATCCAGCGCAGAATCAAATTTTTCATAAGCTTGAGAGAACTCTTGCATCTGAGTAAAGTGAATGCCTAAAAAGTTGTAAGCATCCACTAAATCAGGCTTTAACTGTAAAGCACGAGTAAAATCTAATCGTGCTAAAGAGCGCAGACCTACACTATCGTATAATACCCCGCGATCATAAAAGAGCTGGGCTCTTTGCTCTTCTGATATTTGTACTCGACTAATAACTTCCGACAAACGAGCAATGGCGATTTCGCTTTTATAATTAACCGCTAATGGCTCTGCAATAACCAACTCGCCCACCATAGTTGCACTATTGGCATGGCTAGCGTATTGGTTAGAAGAAACACAACCCTGTGTTAATAAAGTCACACCTAATGAAAACACCAAGGCGCTATTTTTAATAATTGAATGCACAGAAATCCCTTAA is a window from the Litorilituus sediminis genome containing:
- the tcdA gene encoding tRNA cyclic N6-threonylcarbamoyladenosine(37) synthase TcdA codes for the protein MSDYSLRFGGIERLYGKQGAQLLQNAHFCVIGIGGVGSWVAEALARNGIGQLTLIDLDDICVTNINRQLHALTDTIGMSKVEVMAERIAQINPECKVNCIEDFVTAENLAELMQQNYHYVIDAIDSVDIKVRLIAHCKRNKLPIITIGGAGGQVDPSKIALCDLSKTYQDPLLAKVKNQLRREYNFPRADIAKASKRKFSIDAVYSTEQLRYPDSSGDVCLAKQQNEEENRSMRLDCSGGFGAATHVTACFAFFAVSRAIDKYLSKQQKLNA
- the nlpI gene encoding lipoprotein NlpI yields the protein MHSIIKNSALVFSLGVTLLTQGCVSSNQYASHANSATMVGELVIAEPLAVNYKSEIAIARLSEVISRVQISEEQRAQLFYDRGVLYDSVGLRSLARLDFTRALQLKPDLVDAYNFLGIHFTQMQEFSQAYEKFDSALDLAPGHEYAYLNRGIALYYGSRPELAVADFKAFHEKQSDDPYRLLWLFLTEFEVDAIAAKEALKSRAKQVDDRTWAKQVINLYLGDISQQSFISGLTNNIRSNKELTDRLCEAYFYLGKYNQMLGKPAVAANFFKLSLSTNVYEFVEHRYAKLELDLMRTPKAISVVEP
- a CDS encoding SufS family cysteine desulfurase, whose product is MSRFEPNSFRQHFPVINNQQDQKLVYFDNGATTQKPNAVIESVSQYYQCINANVHRASHQLSAKSTLAFEKAREQVKQLINANDIKEVIWTKGTTESINLVCQSYGDSYLSAGDDIVLTYAEHHANIVPWQLLAKRVGATIKLIPLDKDGYADINCLDEVITENCKLVACTHVSNVLGKKNPIEAVIAKAKSVGAVTLIDGAQAIAHFTVDVQALDCDFYVFSAHKLYGPTGVGVLYGKRALLEKMTPYQSGGEMIKTVSFNDETTFNSLPFKFEAGTPNIAGVIAFASALEFLQPYLPSGKQSFSAYEKQLTKYCYDKLVAIDTLDMLFNSVPDIGVISFTVQGHHNHDISTALDSYGIAVRAGHHCAMPLMEYLGVSGCIRVSLSPYNSFDEVDYFIYILKSILSPAVDNTASAKQSAANNTALFEEIQTKFAKAKSWDSKHREIMLLGKQLARLPQDMCTAEHLISGCESKAWLTAKKDEAGVMHFMANSDAKVIRGLLVIVLAVCEGKTAKELVALDINTYFESLGLMNHLSPSRGNGLLAIVEKVKALANSCS